The proteins below come from a single Chiloscyllium punctatum isolate Juve2018m chromosome 22, sChiPun1.3, whole genome shotgun sequence genomic window:
- the LOC140493362 gene encoding uncharacterized protein: MEPVERWHKDLLILKALDKKLNSKKNGTTGSCPNLVISRSDQPDCKHITMTSSPKLPVRSHRPLCLSVSSDGNGRYVALESQDFKSSLKSQMVKADTTRACSSTGSLERASLFCASGSNTSTSNLSGSNETLAKTKSSSRFSLFSPPWNSSSESDSNPPSRSGSKKLKNHSRRSLSKTDSPKDCKRGIPEQLQYTEPVIAKVTDYIYVGNLNAAYSGRILCKNNIDSIIDMSNLPGELNMCLIPCTCSRNVKHSWSRLKVDISDFSNDDVFPLKQQCFEDINECINASTEKQKRVLIHCRDGYSLAPTCIIQYLMQKQNMQLMTAYEFVRAKYPLNIKECHQNLLVMLEKSLRPGNMNPECFKQALSRKMAWT; this comes from the exons GCTCATGCCCAAATTTGGTAATAAGTAGAAGCGATCAACCAGACTGCAAGCATATCACCATGACATCTAGTCCAAAGCTTCCAGTTCGATCACACAGgcccctctgtttgtctgtctcatCCGATGGCAATGGGAGATATGTGGCTTTGGAATCCCAGGATTTTAAAAGCAGCCTGAAATCCCAG ATGGTAAAGGCTGATACCACTAGAGCTTGTAGCAGCACTGGTTCTCTGGAGAGAGCTTCCCTCTTTTGCGCTTCTGGGTCAAACACATCCACCTCAAATTTATCAGGTTCCAATGAAACACTGGCTAAAACAAAGTCATCCAGCAGGTTCTCCTTATTTTCACCCCCTTGGAACAGCAGCTCAGAATCTGACTCCAACCCTCCTTCGAGATCTGGGTCCAAAAAGCTCAAGAACCACAGCCGCAGATCCTTAAGCAAAACAGACAGTCCGAAGGACTGCAAACGGGGCATTCCTGAGCAGCTGCAGTACACTGAACCAGTCATCGCCAAGGTAACGGACTACATTTATGTGGGGAACCTCAATGCGGCCTACAGTGGGCGTATCCTGTGCAAGAACAACATAGACAGCATCATCGATATGAGCAATCTCCCTGGAGAGCTGAACATGTGTTTAATTCCATGCACCTGCTCCAGGAATGTAAAACACAGTTGGTCCCGTCTCAAGGTCGACATCAGTGACTTTTCAAATGACGACGTTTTCCCTTTGAAACAACAATGCTTTGAAGACATTAATGAATGCATCAATGCATCGACGGAGAAACAGAAACGTGTCCTGATTCACTGCCGGGATGGGTATTCTCTGGCACCAACTTGTATTATACAGTACCTCATGCAGAAGCAGAACATGCAACTTATGACTGCATATGAGTTTGTCAGAGCCAAATATCCACTTAATATCAAGGAATGTCACCAAAATCTTTTGGTAATGCTTGAGAAGTCATTGAGGCCTGGGAACATGAACCCTGAGTGTTTTAAACAAGCCCTGTCCCGAAAGATGGCTTGGACCTAA